One window from the genome of Clarias gariepinus isolate MV-2021 ecotype Netherlands chromosome 15, CGAR_prim_01v2, whole genome shotgun sequence encodes:
- the LOC128543194 gene encoding cortexin-1, with the protein MSDVPPLEYEPLSPALPSRPPLAADAEQRTALAFVGLLMLFLLFLLVRCFRILLDPYSRMPASSWTDHKEGLERGQFDYALV; encoded by the coding sequence ATGAGCGATGTTCCCCCACTGGAGTACGAGCCGCTCTCCCCTGCGCTTCCCAGCAGGCCTCCGCTGGCTGCAGACGCTGAGCAGAGAACGGCTCTAGCCTTTGTGGGCCTGCTCATGCTCTTCCTGCTCTTCCTGCTGGTGCGCTGCTTCCGCATTCTGCTTGATCCCTATAGCCGCATGCCGGCCTCGTCCTGGACTGACCACAAAGAGGGCCTGGAGAGGGGCCAGTTCGACTACGCGCTGGTGTAA